Proteins encoded together in one Sulfitobacter pontiacus window:
- a CDS encoding antitoxin Xre/MbcA/ParS toxin-binding domain-containing protein, with protein MGATAFQSDSSAIPLIDVDAEDAVRAFHLLGGRKVINQTVRNSLDAHDVIVKGISSKALLHLVDTVSVLSSGDALNKAIGMSLRTLQRKKADKGKDRLSPEQSSRAWRFAELLAQATDVLGDQDAAEAWMLAPAIGLDNRRPIDLLSSAAGAEAVENALTRMEYGVYA; from the coding sequence ATGGGTGCGACGGCCTTTCAATCCGACAGCAGTGCAATCCCCCTGATCGACGTGGATGCAGAGGACGCCGTGCGTGCGTTCCATCTGCTGGGCGGGCGCAAGGTGATCAACCAGACGGTGCGCAACTCGCTTGATGCGCATGATGTGATCGTCAAAGGCATTTCCTCGAAAGCGCTGCTGCATCTGGTCGATACCGTGTCGGTGTTGTCCTCGGGCGATGCGTTGAACAAGGCGATCGGGATGAGCCTGCGCACGCTTCAGCGCAAGAAAGCCGACAAGGGCAAGGACCGTCTGTCCCCCGAACAAAGCAGCCGCGCGTGGCGCTTTGCCGAGCTGCTGGCACAGGCGACGGATGTCTTGGGCGATCAGGACGCCGCAGAGGCATGGATGCTGGCCCCTGCCATCGGCCTTGATAACCGCCGCCCGATTGACCTGCTGTCGTCGGCAGCGGGAGCGGAAGCCGTTGAAAACGCGCTCACCCGGATGGAGTACGGGGTCTACGCTTGA